The following coding sequences are from one Ursus arctos isolate Adak ecotype North America unplaced genomic scaffold, UrsArc2.0 scaffold_23, whole genome shotgun sequence window:
- the LOC113246424 gene encoding olfactory receptor 1052-like, with the protein MTPGELALASGNHTPVTQFILLGFSSYPDLQELLFVTFLLIYAITVLGNLGMIALIFTDSRLHSPMYFFLSVLSFLDICYSSVVTPKLLANFLASDKTISFEGCAVQLTFFVVHVTAESFLLASMAYDRFVAICQPLHYSLVMTKETCLQLVAASYAFGGANSAIQTGNVFALPFCGPNQVTHYFCDIPPLLRLACANTATAGVVLYIFSALVTLLPAAVILTSYSLVLVAIGRMRSAAGREKALSTCASHFLAIAIFYGTVVFTYVQPHGSTNDTYGQIVSVFYTIIIPMLNPFIYSFRNKEVKNALQRKLRVSIFPC; encoded by the coding sequence ATGACACCTGGAGAACTAGCCCTAGCAAGTGGCAACCACACTCCAGTTACCCAGTTCATCTTGTTGGGATTCTCCAGTTATCCAGATCTCCAGGAACTTCTATTTGTAACCTTCCTGCTCATTTATGCCATCACGGTGTTAGGCAACCTGGGAATGATAGCACTCATCTTCACGGACTCCCGTCTCCATAGCCCCATGTATTTCTTTCTCAGTGTCCTCTCTTTTCTTGATATTTGTTACTCTTCTGTAGTCACACCCAAGCTCTTAGCCAACTTCCTGGCCTCTGACAAGACCATCTCTTTCGAGGGCTGTGCAGTCCAGCTGACCTTCTTTGTGGTGCATGTGACAGCTGAGAGCTTCCTACTGGCCTCCATGGCCTACGACCGCTTCGTGGCCATCTGTCAACCCCTCCATTACAGTTTGGTCATGACCAAGGAGACCTGTCTCCAGCTGGTAGCTGCTTCCTATGCATTTGGTGGCGCCAACTCTGCTATCCAGACTGGGAATGTCTTTGCTCTGCCTTTCTGTGGGCCCAACCAGGTAACACACTACTTCTGTGACATCCCACCCCTTCTCCGTCTGGCTTGTGCCAACACAGCCACAGCAGGAGTGGTCCTCTATATCTTCTCTGCTCTGGTTACCCTTCTGCCTGCTGCAGTcatcctcacctcctacagcttGGTCTTGGTGGCCATTGGGAGGATGCGCTCAGCAGCTGGACGGGAAAAGgccctctccacctgtgcctcccactTCCTGGCCATTGCCATTTTCTATGGCACTGTGGTTTTCACCTATGTCCAGCCTCATGGATCCACTAATGACACCTATGGTCAAATAGTGTCCGTGTTCTACACCATCATAATTCCCATGCtcaaccccttcatctacagcttCCGCAACAAGGAGGTGAAGAACGCCCTGCAGAGGAAGCTCCGGGTCAGTATCTTTCCCTGCTGA